Proteins found in one Cobetia sp. L2A1 genomic segment:
- a CDS encoding MlaC/ttg2D family ABC transporter substrate-binding protein, which translates to MTYFLKQLIRPLSVLSLSALMAMSPLALAASQEPDVLVRDTVEGLTKTIDSRESYYKDHIEELEGLVDTALEPVVDYRYIAASVMGKYFKAASPSQRTEFSKVFHDTLIGTYAKGLVSFDYAKLEVKDSDGDRRYEDQDTVYMDVIDTKGKVYPVAYSMRLRNDEWKVVNVIVNGVNLGLTFRNQFDQAMRDNGRDIDAVIHGWQPDVDLDKTAAEDKGNSKS; encoded by the coding sequence ATGACCTATTTCCTCAAGCAGCTGATTCGTCCGCTGAGCGTGCTTAGCCTGTCGGCCCTGATGGCAATGAGCCCGCTGGCACTCGCTGCTTCTCAAGAACCTGACGTGTTGGTGCGTGATACTGTCGAAGGGTTGACCAAGACCATCGATAGCCGTGAAAGCTATTACAAGGATCATATCGAAGAGCTGGAAGGGCTGGTCGATACTGCGCTGGAGCCTGTCGTCGATTATCGCTATATCGCTGCCAGTGTGATGGGCAAGTACTTCAAGGCTGCCTCGCCGTCGCAGCGTACTGAATTTTCCAAGGTCTTCCACGACACGCTGATCGGCACCTATGCCAAGGGTCTGGTGAGCTTCGATTACGCCAAGCTTGAAGTGAAGGATAGCGACGGTGATCGTCGTTACGAAGATCAGGACACTGTCTACATGGACGTGATCGATACCAAGGGCAAGGTCTATCCGGTCGCCTACTCCATGCGTCTGCGTAACGATGAATGGAAGGTAGTCAATGTCATCGTCAATGGCGTCAATCTGGGGCTGACCTTCCGTAATCAGTTCGATCAAGCCATGCGTGACAATGGTCGCGATATTGATGCTGTGATCCACGGTTGGCAGCCTGATGTCGATCTCGACAAGACGGCTGCGGAGGACAAGGGCAACAGCAAGAGCTGA
- a CDS encoding STAS domain-containing protein: MKTLFDSDGIKLEADDAQLTLGGQPDFDNAAELAEAGKKWLGCRSDGVSIDLRGVESASTATLSVLLEWQRHLGDHSGHIVHLRLSPALHRLAAVSGLESLLPGLGSSALPTQASVSIDTA, translated from the coding sequence ATGAAAACACTCTTTGATAGCGATGGTATAAAGCTTGAGGCAGATGATGCCCAGCTGACGCTGGGTGGTCAGCCAGACTTTGACAATGCCGCTGAGCTCGCCGAGGCTGGCAAGAAATGGTTGGGGTGTCGCAGTGATGGCGTGTCCATCGATCTGCGGGGCGTCGAGAGCGCCAGTACTGCCACCTTGAGCGTATTGCTCGAATGGCAGCGTCACCTGGGGGATCATTCGGGGCATATCGTACACCTGCGTCTATCGCCTGCACTTCATCGCCTGGCGGCGGTCTCGGGGCTTGAAAGCCTCTTGCCGGGCTTGGGCAGCAGCGCGTTGCCAACACAAGCCTCCGTCTCGATCGACACCGCCTGA
- a CDS encoding BolA family protein — MQPNDVKALLEARIENVDFHIQGEGCNFQVVAVGEVFADLSRVKAQQLVFAAINDEIRSGALHAISIRTYTPAQYDAAAGNAQG, encoded by the coding sequence ATGCAACCCAATGATGTCAAAGCCCTGCTCGAGGCTCGAATCGAGAACGTCGATTTTCATATCCAGGGTGAAGGCTGCAACTTCCAGGTCGTCGCCGTGGGTGAGGTCTTCGCTGACCTCAGTCGCGTCAAGGCGCAGCAGCTAGTGTTCGCCGCAATCAATGACGAAATTCGCTCTGGCGCGCTGCATGCCATCAGCATTCGTACTTATACCCCGGCGCAGTATGATGCTGCCGCTGGCAACGCTCAGGGCTGA
- the murA gene encoding UDP-N-acetylglucosamine 1-carboxyvinyltransferase, whose product MDKLIITGNGPVNGEVWASGAKNSALPILAATLLSEGPVTISNLPHLQDITTSLELLGRMGVEPVMGDNMTVQLDGSKVEHCHAPYDLVKKMRASILVLGPLLAHFGSAEVSLPGGCAIGSRPVDLHIRGLEAMGAEITVENGYIRAKAPTGRLKGARIVFEVVTVTGTENLLMAATLADGRTVLENAAREPEVVDLAQCLIAMGAKITGHGTDTIIIEGVEKLHGCEYSVMPDRIETGTFLVAAAASRGKVRVTRTRADTLDAVLAKLEEAGATITTGDDWIELDMHGKRPKAVNIRTAPYPAFPTDMQAQFVAMNAVAEGTSTVIETIFENRFMHVQELNRMGAHITLEGNTAVVTGTERLSGAPVMATDLRASASLVIAAIVANGETMVDRIYHIDRGYECIEEKLSGLGVLIRRTTG is encoded by the coding sequence ATGGACAAGCTGATCATCACCGGCAACGGGCCGGTCAACGGGGAAGTCTGGGCCAGCGGCGCCAAGAATTCGGCACTGCCTATTCTGGCGGCGACCCTGCTTTCGGAAGGTCCCGTGACCATCAGCAACCTGCCGCATCTGCAGGACATCACCACCAGTCTAGAGCTGCTCGGGCGCATGGGTGTCGAGCCGGTGATGGGCGACAACATGACTGTGCAGCTTGATGGCTCGAAGGTCGAGCACTGTCACGCACCGTACGATCTGGTCAAGAAGATGCGTGCCTCTATTCTGGTGCTGGGCCCGCTGCTGGCGCACTTCGGCAGTGCTGAAGTCTCGCTGCCGGGTGGCTGTGCCATTGGCTCGCGTCCGGTGGACCTTCATATTCGTGGTCTTGAAGCCATGGGTGCCGAGATTACGGTTGAGAATGGTTACATCCGTGCCAAGGCACCGACTGGACGTCTCAAGGGCGCACGCATCGTCTTTGAGGTGGTTACCGTCACTGGCACGGAAAACCTGTTGATGGCCGCGACCCTGGCTGATGGCCGCACCGTGCTCGAGAACGCGGCACGTGAGCCGGAAGTCGTCGACCTGGCTCAGTGCTTGATCGCCATGGGCGCAAAAATCACAGGCCACGGCACTGACACCATCATTATCGAAGGTGTCGAGAAACTGCATGGCTGCGAATACTCAGTGATGCCAGACCGTATTGAGACAGGCACCTTCCTTGTCGCTGCTGCTGCTTCACGGGGAAAGGTACGTGTCACCCGGACGCGCGCCGATACTCTCGACGCGGTGTTGGCCAAGCTGGAAGAAGCCGGTGCCACCATCACGACCGGTGATGACTGGATCGAGCTGGACATGCACGGCAAACGCCCGAAAGCGGTCAATATCCGTACCGCGCCGTACCCAGCATTTCCTACTGACATGCAGGCGCAGTTCGTGGCGATGAATGCGGTCGCGGAGGGTACCAGCACCGTGATCGAGACCATCTTCGAGAATCGTTTCATGCACGTACAGGAACTCAATCGCATGGGCGCGCATATCACGCTCGAGGGTAATACTGCGGTGGTGACTGGCACTGAACGTTTGTCCGGTGCTCCGGTGATGGCGACTGACCTGCGTGCTTCGGCGTCGCTCGTCATTGCCGCTATCGTCGCGAATGGCGAGACAATGGTAGATCGCATCTATCACATTGATCGTGGCTATGAATGTATTGAAGAGAAACTCTCGGGGCTTGGCGTACTTATCCGTCGTACCACGGGCTGA
- the hisG gene encoding ATP phosphoribosyltransferase yields the protein MSKQLVVALSKGRILKETLPLLADAGIEPLEDLSKSRKLLFDTNLPDVKLVIIRATDVPTYVQLGAADLGIAGKDVLLEHGAEGLYEPLDLEIAKCQLMTAGVVGQLQQGARRRVATKFVDVARRYYAEQGIQAEVIKLYGAMELAPLMNLADEIVDIVDTGNTLRANGMEPRELITDISTRLVVNKAAMTMKHDRLKPLIDRLRQAVEARRES from the coding sequence ATGAGCAAGCAACTGGTCGTCGCCCTTTCCAAGGGACGTATCCTCAAGGAAACCCTACCGCTGCTGGCTGATGCCGGCATCGAGCCGCTTGAAGATCTGAGCAAGAGCCGCAAGTTGCTCTTCGATACCAATCTTCCTGACGTCAAGCTTGTCATCATTCGTGCTACAGACGTCCCGACCTATGTCCAGCTTGGCGCTGCTGATCTCGGGATTGCTGGCAAGGATGTACTGCTCGAGCATGGAGCTGAAGGTCTTTACGAGCCATTGGATCTGGAAATTGCCAAGTGCCAGCTGATGACTGCCGGGGTTGTGGGTCAGCTGCAGCAGGGCGCGCGTCGTCGCGTCGCCACCAAGTTTGTCGACGTGGCGCGTCGCTACTACGCCGAGCAAGGTATTCAGGCAGAGGTCATCAAACTATATGGTGCGATGGAGCTGGCACCGTTGATGAATCTTGCTGATGAGATCGTCGATATTGTCGATACCGGTAATACCTTGCGGGCCAATGGCATGGAGCCGCGTGAGCTGATCACCGATATCAGTACGCGCCTGGTAGTCAACAAGGCGGCCATGACCATGAAGCATGATCGCCTCAAACCGCTGATTGATCGTCTGCGTCAGGCCGTGGAAGCGCGCCGCGAGAGTTGA
- the hisD gene encoding histidinol dehydrogenase, giving the protein MDTLINRLDSRDTDFASRLDNLLSWEGVSDAEVQHRVTDILARVKAEGDSALVEFSNRFDRLNVSSMSELVIGAERLAKAYAELPDAQREALAVAAERVRVYHVHQKPESWSFRDEYGSLLGQKVTPLDRAGIYVPGGKAAYPSSVLMNAIPAHVAGVREIIMVVPTPDGVVNDLVLAAAHLAGIDRVFTIGGAQAVAALAYGTETVPRVDKIVGPGNIYVATAKRAVFGQVGIDMIAGPSEILVVSDGVTDPDWLAMDLFSQAEHDEDAQAILIGWDDAHLAAVEEAITRLAPTMERAEIILASLRARGALVRVSGPEEALELINRIAPEHLELSVVNPEEWVEGVRHAGAIFMGAHTSEALGDYCAGPNHVLPTSGTARFSSPLGVYDFQKRSSLIQCSPEGASSLGRTAAVLARGESLTAHARSAENRIID; this is encoded by the coding sequence ATGGATACTCTGATCAACCGGCTCGATAGCCGTGATACCGACTTTGCTTCACGTCTTGATAATCTGCTGTCCTGGGAAGGGGTTTCTGATGCCGAGGTTCAGCATCGTGTCACCGACATCCTTGCGCGGGTCAAGGCGGAAGGCGATTCAGCGCTGGTGGAGTTCTCCAATCGCTTTGATCGATTGAATGTCTCCAGCATGTCGGAACTTGTCATTGGCGCTGAGCGTTTGGCCAAGGCATATGCCGAGTTGCCTGATGCACAGCGTGAAGCGTTGGCGGTGGCAGCCGAGCGCGTGCGGGTCTATCACGTGCATCAGAAGCCGGAGAGCTGGTCGTTTCGTGATGAGTACGGCAGTTTACTCGGCCAGAAAGTCACGCCTCTGGATCGCGCCGGTATCTACGTCCCGGGAGGGAAAGCGGCATATCCGTCTTCCGTGCTGATGAATGCGATTCCAGCACATGTCGCCGGTGTACGCGAAATCATCATGGTGGTACCGACGCCTGATGGAGTGGTCAATGATCTTGTATTGGCAGCGGCGCATCTGGCAGGTATCGATCGTGTCTTCACCATTGGTGGTGCACAGGCGGTAGCAGCGCTGGCCTACGGCACCGAGACAGTGCCGCGTGTCGACAAGATCGTTGGTCCCGGTAATATCTATGTCGCGACAGCCAAGCGTGCTGTCTTCGGGCAGGTCGGTATCGACATGATTGCCGGTCCGTCCGAAATTCTGGTGGTCAGCGATGGTGTGACGGACCCTGATTGGCTTGCGATGGACCTATTTTCTCAAGCCGAGCACGATGAAGATGCTCAGGCAATCCTCATTGGTTGGGATGATGCGCACTTGGCGGCAGTGGAAGAAGCCATTACGCGCCTTGCTCCTACCATGGAGCGAGCTGAAATCATCCTCGCCTCTCTGCGTGCGCGTGGCGCATTGGTCCGCGTCAGTGGCCCGGAAGAGGCGCTTGAGCTGATCAATCGGATCGCGCCGGAGCACCTGGAACTGTCGGTTGTGAACCCGGAAGAGTGGGTCGAGGGTGTACGTCACGCTGGCGCTATCTTCATGGGGGCGCATACCTCTGAAGCGCTGGGAGATTACTGTGCAGGCCCTAACCATGTGTTGCCGACGTCTGGCACGGCACGCTTCTCTTCGCCGCTGGGGGTCTATGACTTCCAGAAGCGCTCTTCGCTGATTCAGTGTTCACCTGAAGGGGCGTCGAGTCTGGGGCGTACCGCGGCTGTGCTAGCGCGTGGTGAGTCGCTCACGGCGCATGCACGCAGTGCCGAGAACCGTATCATCGATTGA
- a CDS encoding S1C family serine protease codes for MRRSLRSSLLPLLWPVVTGVLLAIVVLDRFPTLGLDDMPATAQDGQSIVEPYPAPVSQQVLPAPSLTLSAAQREESADPILREAPPLQRNNGPASYQTAVDAAAPAVVNIYSSRKVNDDSKHPLMSDPFFNQFYGDDKVRSQRMLSSLGSGVILSSDGYILTNNHVIQGADQIQVALRDGRETLAKVVGVDPESDIAALKIDLDNLPTVAIADSTQVHVGDVALAIGNPFGVGQTVTMGIISATGRNHLGLNAYEDFIQTDAAINPGNSGGALVNTDGSLVGINTAIYSRSGGSQGIGFAIPANLAREILEALVDHGRVIRGWLGLEVQELTPSLANSFGLSAPQGVVVAAVLRDGPAARAGLKPGDILIGIGGKRLLDARLAMADIAAVKPGNTLELRILRNGEAQDIDVKVGERPIPDNTPPPVEQGENRQG; via the coding sequence ATGCGCCGATCTCTTCGCAGCTCTTTATTGCCCTTGCTCTGGCCTGTTGTCACGGGTGTTCTTCTGGCCATTGTCGTTCTTGATCGCTTCCCGACATTAGGCCTTGACGACATGCCGGCGACAGCGCAAGACGGTCAATCGATTGTCGAGCCTTACCCTGCGCCAGTCTCACAGCAAGTGCTGCCAGCCCCGAGCCTGACATTGTCTGCAGCACAGCGTGAGGAGTCGGCCGACCCGATATTGCGCGAAGCCCCGCCGCTACAGCGCAACAATGGCCCTGCCAGCTATCAGACGGCTGTAGATGCCGCTGCGCCCGCCGTCGTCAACATCTACTCATCACGCAAGGTCAATGACGATAGCAAACATCCGCTGATGTCTGACCCCTTCTTCAATCAGTTCTATGGTGACGACAAGGTGCGCAGCCAACGCATGCTATCGAGCCTGGGGTCTGGCGTCATCTTGTCCAGTGATGGCTACATTCTGACCAACAATCACGTCATTCAAGGCGCTGACCAGATTCAGGTCGCCTTGCGTGATGGACGCGAGACACTGGCCAAGGTGGTAGGTGTGGATCCGGAATCTGACATCGCTGCTCTGAAAATCGATCTCGACAACCTGCCCACCGTAGCGATTGCAGATTCCACGCAGGTGCATGTTGGTGATGTAGCGCTGGCGATTGGTAATCCCTTCGGCGTCGGCCAGACCGTCACCATGGGCATCATCTCGGCGACTGGGCGCAATCACCTGGGGCTGAACGCCTACGAGGACTTCATCCAGACAGATGCCGCCATCAACCCGGGTAACTCCGGCGGTGCACTGGTCAATACCGATGGCTCACTGGTCGGTATCAATACCGCCATCTACTCGCGCTCAGGCGGATCACAAGGCATCGGTTTTGCCATCCCCGCCAACCTGGCGCGCGAAATCCTCGAGGCACTGGTCGATCATGGACGTGTGATTCGTGGCTGGCTCGGACTAGAGGTACAGGAGCTGACGCCGTCACTGGCCAATTCCTTCGGCCTCAGCGCACCACAAGGTGTGGTAGTCGCTGCCGTATTGCGTGATGGCCCCGCAGCACGCGCAGGACTGAAACCTGGCGACATCCTGATCGGTATCGGCGGCAAGCGCCTGCTCGATGCACGATTGGCCATGGCAGACATTGCTGCCGTCAAACCCGGCAATACCTTGGAACTGCGTATTTTACGTAACGGCGAGGCTCAGGATATCGACGTCAAGGTGGGTGAACGACCCATCCCAGACAACACGCCGCCGCCGGTAGAACAAGGCGAGAACCGTCAGGGCTGA
- a CDS encoding Nif3-like dinuclear metal center hexameric protein, with product MADRDTLIDALDACLEAKAFKDYTVNGLQVEGRRDVRRVMSGVTACQALLDEAVAWQADLVLVHHGYFWKNEQAQVTGMKRRRLKTLLTHDINLAAYHLPLDAHPTLGNNARLAERLGLVSEGCLDGVIGRGLVHAGRLSDELMAEKEGAGDGLDSIALGTEFSERLGRDVLVVAGHDRPIKRIAWCTGGAQDYLGLAIDAGVDAFLSGEISERTTHDAREEGVTYFAAGHHATERDGVKALGEWLAAEYGLEHRFVDINNPA from the coding sequence ATGGCTGATCGTGACACGTTGATTGACGCTTTGGATGCTTGCTTGGAGGCCAAGGCCTTCAAGGACTACACCGTCAATGGTCTACAGGTAGAAGGACGGCGTGATGTACGGCGCGTGATGAGCGGCGTCACTGCCTGTCAGGCCTTGCTGGATGAAGCGGTCGCCTGGCAAGCGGATCTGGTGTTGGTGCATCACGGCTACTTCTGGAAGAACGAGCAGGCACAGGTGACAGGCATGAAGCGTCGCCGCCTGAAGACGCTCTTGACGCATGATATCAATCTGGCGGCCTATCACCTGCCCCTGGATGCGCATCCAACGCTGGGAAATAATGCACGTCTCGCAGAGCGTCTCGGGCTTGTCAGCGAAGGATGTCTCGATGGCGTTATCGGTCGTGGGCTGGTTCATGCCGGGCGACTGTCAGATGAGCTGATGGCTGAGAAGGAGGGGGCAGGAGACGGGCTGGATAGCATCGCGCTAGGTACGGAATTTAGTGAGCGTTTAGGTCGTGACGTGCTGGTGGTGGCAGGGCATGATCGACCGATAAAGCGAATCGCCTGGTGTACGGGGGGCGCTCAGGATTATCTAGGGCTTGCCATTGATGCCGGTGTTGATGCGTTTCTGTCTGGTGAGATATCCGAGCGCACGACTCATGATGCGCGTGAAGAAGGCGTCACCTATTTCGCCGCAGGTCACCATGCCACCGAACGGGATGGAGTGAAGGCGTTGGGGGAGTGGTTGGCAGCGGAGTACGGACTCGAGCATCGTTTCGTGGATATCAATAACCCGGCCTGA
- a CDS encoding YhcB family protein — MNESNIDWILAIACFLAGIGIGALCYHLLNANVARNQKTRQKLAERELELTQFRDALNDHFAKASDLTDQIQRSGNELRQHLASGATTLCDDSQLKRRLLDTDTSEEASEDDNFDLPRDYADNRGTLSEDFGLKPQPEDTDAAPATPPRI; from the coding sequence GTGAACGAGAGCAATATTGACTGGATCCTGGCCATCGCCTGTTTTCTGGCTGGCATCGGTATCGGCGCCTTGTGCTACCACCTGCTGAATGCCAACGTGGCGCGCAATCAGAAAACTCGTCAAAAACTGGCAGAACGTGAACTGGAACTCACTCAGTTTCGTGATGCACTCAATGACCATTTCGCCAAGGCAAGCGATCTGACCGACCAGATTCAGCGTTCCGGCAACGAACTGCGCCAGCACCTGGCCAGCGGTGCCACCACTCTATGCGATGACAGCCAGCTCAAACGTCGCCTGCTGGACACCGACACCAGCGAAGAAGCAAGCGAGGACGACAACTTCGATTTGCCGCGTGATTACGCAGACAATCGTGGCACGCTGTCTGAAGACTTCGGACTCAAGCCGCAGCCCGAAGATACCGATGCTGCACCGGCCACTCCGCCACGCATCTAA
- the zapE gene encoding cell division protein ZapE, with translation MPALTPLEKYQADLSRDDFAYDAAQEDAVRHLQRLYDELVHTPRQTPGKFADATGNSGLGSKVRRLFGKPAQPAVVDKAPDIMGLYFWGGVGRGKTYLVDTFYESLPFADKMRTHFHRFMQRVHNELGHYKGEKNPLTLVAAKFAVEARVICFDEFFVKDITDAMILATLFEELFRQGVVLVATSNIVPDDLYKDGLQRARFMPAIELVKRHCTVVNVDSGIDYRLRALEHAELFHSPLNDESAAKLAREFRSIAGAEGHHDEGLSINHRVLHALRRHEDVVWFHFDELCDGPRSQNDYIELAREFHTVLVSEVPQMGRDSDDQVRRFINMVDEFYDRGVKLLMSAEMTVENLYTGGNLDFEFQRTLSRLQEMQSREYLALPHKP, from the coding sequence ATGCCAGCACTTACGCCCCTCGAGAAGTACCAGGCAGATCTCAGTCGTGATGATTTTGCCTACGATGCCGCCCAGGAAGATGCGGTCCGCCATCTGCAGCGACTCTATGACGAGTTGGTGCATACACCGCGCCAGACACCTGGCAAGTTCGCGGATGCCACGGGCAACAGCGGATTAGGTTCCAAGGTGCGTCGATTGTTCGGCAAGCCAGCACAGCCGGCAGTCGTCGATAAAGCGCCTGATATCATGGGGCTCTACTTCTGGGGCGGTGTGGGTCGTGGGAAGACCTATCTGGTCGACACCTTTTACGAAAGTTTGCCCTTCGCCGACAAGATGCGTACGCACTTTCATCGTTTCATGCAGCGCGTTCATAACGAGCTTGGCCACTACAAGGGCGAGAAGAACCCGCTGACACTCGTCGCAGCCAAGTTCGCGGTAGAGGCGAGAGTGATCTGCTTTGATGAGTTTTTCGTCAAGGACATCACTGACGCCATGATTCTGGCTACCTTGTTTGAAGAATTGTTCCGTCAGGGTGTGGTGCTGGTCGCCACTTCCAATATCGTACCGGACGATCTCTATAAGGATGGTCTTCAGCGGGCACGCTTCATGCCTGCGATTGAACTGGTGAAACGTCATTGCACCGTGGTCAACGTTGATTCTGGTATTGATTATCGTCTGCGCGCTCTGGAACACGCAGAGCTGTTTCATAGTCCGCTGAACGATGAAAGTGCAGCGAAGTTGGCGCGTGAATTTCGCTCCATTGCCGGTGCAGAGGGCCATCATGATGAAGGCTTGAGCATCAATCATCGCGTCCTGCACGCACTTCGCCGTCACGAAGATGTGGTGTGGTTCCATTTTGATGAACTGTGCGATGGTCCGCGCAGCCAGAATGACTACATCGAGCTGGCACGTGAGTTTCATACCGTGCTGGTCTCTGAAGTGCCGCAGATGGGGCGTGATAGTGATGATCAGGTACGTCGTTTCATCAATATGGTCGATGAATTCTATGATCGCGGCGTGAAGCTGTTGATGAGCGCCGAGATGACGGTCGAGAACCTCTATACCGGCGGAAATCTCGATTTCGAGTTTCAGCGCACGTTGTCGCGACTGCAGGAAATGCAGTCGCGCGAATATCTGGCGCTGCCACACAAGCCGTGA
- the rplM gene encoding 50S ribosomal protein L13 — translation MKTFTAKPQSVQRDWFVVDAAGKTLGRMATEIARRLRGKHKAEYTPHVDTGDYIVVINAEKVAVTGRKAEAKTYYRHTGYPGGLRSMTFNQMIDHKPERVIELAVKGMLPKGPLGRAMQSKLKVYAGAEHPHAAQQPQELNI, via the coding sequence ATGAAGACGTTTACTGCCAAGCCGCAGTCCGTCCAGCGTGACTGGTTCGTCGTCGACGCAGCCGGCAAGACGCTGGGCCGTATGGCTACTGAAATTGCTCGTCGCCTGCGCGGCAAGCATAAAGCCGAGTACACTCCGCACGTTGACACCGGCGATTACATCGTCGTCATCAACGCCGAGAAGGTAGCAGTGACTGGCCGCAAAGCTGAAGCCAAGACCTACTACCGTCACACCGGTTACCCGGGTGGCCTGCGCTCCATGACCTTCAACCAGATGATCGACCACAAGCCTGAGCGCGTGATCGAACTGGCTGTCAAGGGCATGCTGCCGAAGGGTCCGCTGGGTCGTGCCATGCAGTCCAAGCTGAAAGTCTATGCTGGCGCCGAGCATCCGCACGCTGCGCAGCAGCCGCAAGAACTGAACATCTGA
- the rpsI gene encoding 30S ribosomal protein S9, producing the protein MTQQHYGTGRRKTSTARVFMKPGTGKITVNQRDLNDYFGRVTGRMVVRQPLELTETTEQFDVYVTVAGGGGSAQAGAIRHGITRALMAYNEDFRPALRAAGYVTRDAREVERKKVGLRKARRRPQFSKR; encoded by the coding sequence ATGACACAGCAGCATTATGGTACTGGGCGCCGCAAGACTTCTACCGCGCGCGTCTTCATGAAGCCGGGCACCGGCAAAATCACCGTCAACCAGCGTGACCTTAACGACTACTTTGGTCGTGTGACAGGTCGCATGGTGGTTCGCCAGCCGCTCGAGCTGACCGAAACTACCGAACAGTTCGACGTTTACGTGACTGTCGCCGGTGGTGGTGGTTCTGCTCAAGCAGGCGCTATCCGTCACGGCATCACTCGTGCCCTGATGGCATACAACGAGGACTTCCGTCCGGCACTGCGTGCCGCTGGTTACGTCACTCGTGACGCTCGTGAAGTCGAGCGTAAGAAAGTCGGCCTGCGCAAGGCCCGTCGTCGTCCGCAGTTCTCCAAGCGTTAA
- the petA gene encoding ubiquinol-cytochrome c reductase iron-sulfur subunit: MANRGVNRGRRRFLVSATTVVGAVGVVGIATPFLASWQPSARARAAGAPVMADISRLAPGQQMTIEWRGKPVWVVNRTPEMIADIRAIPPAELQDPESRRPQQPAYVDAVLRSIKPEYVVLVGICTHLGCSPGYRPEIGAADLGTDWPGGYLCACHGSKFDLAGRVFTGVPAPSNLEVPPHRYESEQVLVIGVDEETG; encoded by the coding sequence ATGGCAAATCGCGGTGTGAACAGAGGGCGGCGACGCTTCCTTGTCAGCGCGACAACGGTGGTCGGAGCAGTAGGTGTTGTCGGAATCGCGACCCCCTTTCTAGCCTCATGGCAACCAAGCGCACGTGCACGTGCTGCGGGCGCGCCTGTCATGGCTGATATTTCGCGCCTGGCACCTGGTCAGCAAATGACCATCGAATGGCGTGGCAAGCCGGTATGGGTGGTTAACCGTACCCCTGAAATGATCGCGGATATTCGCGCTATTCCTCCTGCTGAGCTGCAGGATCCTGAGTCAAGGCGACCACAGCAGCCGGCATACGTTGATGCGGTGCTGCGTTCCATCAAGCCTGAATATGTCGTGCTGGTAGGTATCTGCACACACCTTGGCTGCTCGCCAGGATATCGTCCCGAGATAGGGGCGGCTGATCTCGGTACAGACTGGCCGGGTGGCTATCTGTGTGCGTGTCATGGTTCGAAATTCGATCTCGCTGGGCGTGTTTTCACTGGAGTGCCGGCACCTTCGAATCTGGAAGTGCCCCCGCATCGCTACGAGAGCGAGCAGGTGTTGGTCATCGGTGTCGACGAGGAGACTGGGTGA